One Leifsonia shinshuensis DNA window includes the following coding sequences:
- a CDS encoding 5-oxoprolinase subunit B family protein, protein MKLRILPCGEAALRLIVDDATDDEQWSVVHRVADWLGENPVAGVYGSVPTYDSLLVEFDASCQNFASLEPLLRLMARDALDGEQAGSHLPTRFTLPVVYGGEFGPDLGFVADHLGITEAEVIALHTLEERTVRCLGGPAASCMVDGPAFSRPIPRLADPRLEVPPNAISVAGKQGVIGPVRAPSGWRLIGLSPVEIMDRSTPTLVPYRPGDIIRFTAIDASEWDAYAGVHLWELAA, encoded by the coding sequence ATGAAGCTCAGGATCCTCCCGTGCGGCGAAGCCGCACTCCGCCTGATCGTCGACGACGCGACCGACGACGAGCAGTGGAGCGTCGTCCACCGGGTCGCCGACTGGCTCGGCGAGAACCCGGTGGCCGGCGTGTACGGCTCGGTGCCGACGTACGACTCGCTGCTGGTGGAGTTCGACGCCAGCTGCCAGAACTTCGCATCGCTCGAACCGCTGCTGCGCCTGATGGCGCGGGACGCTCTCGACGGCGAGCAGGCCGGGAGCCACCTGCCGACCCGCTTCACGCTCCCCGTCGTGTACGGCGGCGAGTTCGGCCCCGACCTCGGCTTCGTCGCCGACCACCTGGGCATCACGGAGGCGGAGGTCATCGCGCTCCACACACTCGAAGAGCGGACGGTGCGCTGCCTGGGCGGTCCCGCCGCGTCGTGCATGGTCGACGGTCCGGCATTCAGCCGTCCGATCCCTCGGCTGGCCGATCCCCGGCTCGAGGTCCCGCCGAACGCGATCTCGGTGGCCGGCAAGCAGGGAGTGATCGGGCCGGTGCGCGCTCCGAGCGGGTGGCGGTTGATCGGTCTCAGCCCCGTCGAGATCATGGATCGCTCCACGCCGACCCTCGTGCCGTACCGGCCGGGCGACATCATCCGCTTCACCGCCATCGACGCGTCCGAGTGGGACGCGTACGCGGGCGTGCACCTCTGGGAGCTGGCCGCCTGA
- a CDS encoding 5-oxoprolinase subunit C family protein: MQILAAGFAAVTDLGRFQGPSLGLSVNGALDQLSARTANILVGNADNAALIELTASELVFVCDSDQLVSVTGADVEVRVDGMLSPMRTPLSVRAGWTVSVRVLGRGLRAYIAVHGGLQAPTLLGSCAPDSMIGFGIRLTAGDDIPEQGHGCAVPTNPFLGGAVFSFDVPATAYDSRPVIPVTDGPDLEEFGASAALLYSDVFSVGARSNHVGLRLSGRPPHRETTGEVLSRGVPVGAIEVPSTTDLLLLHRGRGVTAGYPVLAVVTGAGLDRVAQLRPGDIVRFRRSTLDAATQTHLEQHLAVERFRQHCWNALRENGIDDLGVGDLSQTELISTN; this comes from the coding sequence ATGCAGATCCTCGCCGCGGGCTTCGCCGCCGTCACCGACCTCGGGCGATTCCAGGGCCCGTCTCTGGGCCTCTCCGTCAACGGAGCGCTCGACCAGCTGTCGGCACGCACGGCCAACATCCTCGTCGGCAACGCCGACAACGCTGCACTGATCGAGCTCACCGCGAGCGAGCTCGTCTTCGTCTGCGACTCGGACCAGCTCGTCTCCGTCACCGGAGCGGATGTCGAGGTGCGCGTCGACGGGATGCTCAGCCCCATGCGCACGCCGCTGAGCGTCCGCGCGGGCTGGACGGTGAGCGTCCGCGTCCTCGGTCGCGGACTGCGCGCCTACATCGCCGTGCACGGCGGACTGCAAGCGCCGACGCTGCTCGGCAGCTGCGCACCGGACAGCATGATCGGGTTCGGGATCCGGCTGACGGCGGGCGACGACATCCCGGAGCAGGGCCACGGCTGCGCCGTGCCGACGAACCCCTTCCTCGGCGGCGCCGTGTTCAGCTTCGACGTCCCGGCGACCGCATACGACAGCCGGCCGGTCATCCCGGTCACCGACGGCCCCGACCTGGAGGAGTTCGGCGCGAGCGCGGCCCTCCTGTACAGCGACGTCTTCTCCGTCGGGGCGCGCAGCAACCACGTCGGCCTCAGGCTCTCCGGCCGGCCGCCGCACCGCGAGACGACAGGGGAAGTGCTCTCACGCGGCGTCCCGGTCGGCGCGATCGAGGTGCCGTCGACCACCGACCTGCTCCTGCTGCACCGCGGACGCGGCGTGACGGCGGGCTATCCCGTCCTCGCCGTGGTCACCGGCGCTGGGCTGGACCGTGTGGCGCAGTTGCGTCCGGGCGACATCGTCCGTTTCCGCCGCTCGACCCTCGACGCGGCCACCCAGACCCACCTCGAGCAGCATCTCGCCGTGGAGCGGTTCCGCCAGCACTGCTGGAACGCGCTGCGCGAGAACGGGATCGACGACCTCGGCGTCGGCGATCTGTCACAGACCGAACTGATCAGCACCAACTGA